The following are from one region of the Rhodopirellula sp. P2 genome:
- a CDS encoding autotransporter outer membrane beta-barrel domain-containing protein, with translation MPKFSPGLSRRQQPNCRRLSPRRAQLRRLLGETWRSSRNGIAAMLLAGVAMVGPTWAATIDVADEAEFNTAITNSVAGDTIRLTAGITLTGNLNNLDKDLTIDGNGQTLSGNSLYRPFLVESGTVVIENLTIEDGKGQGGGGGYGAGGGGGGGMGAGGAVFVDENASVTLRDVSFQNNSATGGTGGPTQWDWGGGGGGGYLTSGAGATGSFDGIGGAGGAGGGGDGGDRNANGSNGGFGGGGGGKGFGGTVSGSGGFGGGGSASGSGGIYGGDGGFGGGGGAGLGGAVFVREGGTLTLEETGLGANSGFSGGMAVGGAGSSTGQAGQGIGTGLFLNDVQATVNVANGQAMTIADTIGGNAGGGIVKSGDGTLTLSGANSYTGGTTVSAGTLIGNTTSLQGNIANNASVQFNQAADGTYAGVVSGTGSLTKSGSEALTLSGVNTFTGTTTVSAGRLSINGSTTSETTVAAGAELGGSGTITGNVINNGTLAAGNSIGTLNVTGNYTAADNSTMVVEIQPSAAPVAGTDNDLVAVTGTANVSSTGTTVQVDGTAGTYTHNSQYTFLTTTGGLTGTFGSITDNLAFFDAALGYTANNAFFTLIENSSDYASVAGTGNQRSVAAAIDRNSAGATGDFRDLLDEFRPMTNAQVQNGLSQLGASVNGSSQQVGIQGTSQLFGVLSGQLRGSMSPGLGASGFSGGSGGFASAQRTGNSRPSSSPVADSAIALVSYQESSGGLAGPSYDGACDSLGCARRSPSWLGWTTGYGLGGSAQSDGNADGIHYGLGGVTFGIEKFVDDCTRIGFFGGYVGSQVTTDNTNQTRKSNGGNFGMLLTHASGIHYGMAIGGFQFDGISSERNMQIGALSATADGETEGWQTFAYGERGMNLQLTDSVLVRPFAGLQYVYARQNGFTETGAGAMNLAVDGNDTHSLRSLLGGELEFATRPLRGMGITPQLRAIYMHEFLDSNTLVNSQFAGVGGSGFSSEGLDLGRDWGIVGGGLVTQLTDQWSLRGDYNAQFNEHQVHHVGSGTLSYVW, from the coding sequence ATGCCGAAGTTTTCGCCAGGTTTGTCTCGTCGTCAGCAACCCAATTGCCGACGTCTCTCGCCTCGGCGTGCTCAGCTGCGTCGCTTGCTGGGGGAGACATGGCGAAGTTCGCGGAACGGTATCGCTGCGATGCTATTGGCCGGCGTTGCGATGGTCGGGCCAACGTGGGCTGCGACCATTGATGTGGCCGACGAAGCTGAATTCAACACTGCGATCACCAACTCAGTCGCTGGCGACACGATTCGTCTGACTGCTGGCATCACGCTGACCGGCAACCTCAACAACCTAGACAAAGACCTGACCATCGACGGCAACGGTCAGACGCTGAGCGGGAACAGTCTGTACCGGCCGTTCTTGGTTGAAAGCGGAACCGTCGTCATCGAAAACCTGACGATCGAAGATGGGAAAGGCCAAGGCGGGGGTGGCGGCTACGGTGCAGGCGGGGGCGGCGGAGGAGGAATGGGGGCGGGTGGTGCTGTGTTCGTTGATGAAAATGCGAGTGTCACGTTGCGAGATGTGAGTTTTCAAAACAACAGCGCGACCGGTGGAACGGGGGGCCCAACTCAATGGGATTGGGGCGGTGGTGGAGGCGGTGGATACCTCACCAGCGGCGCAGGCGCGACAGGCAGCTTCGACGGGATAGGTGGTGCCGGCGGTGCAGGAGGTGGTGGGGATGGTGGCGATCGAAATGCGAATGGTAGCAACGGAGGCTTCGGAGGCGGTGGCGGCGGAAAAGGGTTTGGCGGAACAGTCTCAGGGTCAGGGGGCTTCGGCGGAGGAGGAAGTGCCAGCGGATCCGGAGGTATTTATGGAGGAGATGGCGGGTTTGGCGGTGGTGGTGGGGCTGGCCTGGGCGGAGCGGTGTTCGTTCGCGAGGGCGGAACCCTGACATTGGAGGAAACCGGGCTGGGTGCCAACTCGGGCTTTTCAGGAGGCATGGCAGTCGGTGGTGCGGGGAGCAGCACTGGACAGGCAGGGCAAGGCATCGGCACGGGGTTGTTTCTCAACGATGTCCAAGCCACCGTCAATGTTGCGAATGGGCAAGCCATGACCATCGCCGACACGATCGGCGGAAATGCCGGCGGAGGAATTGTCAAAAGTGGTGACGGGACGTTGACCCTTAGTGGTGCGAACTCCTACACCGGCGGGACGACTGTTTCGGCAGGCACATTGATCGGCAATACAACTTCCCTCCAAGGCAACATCGCCAACAACGCATCGGTTCAGTTCAATCAGGCTGCCGACGGGACCTATGCCGGAGTGGTCTCAGGAACCGGTTCGCTGACGAAGAGCGGCAGCGAGGCGTTGACGCTCAGTGGAGTCAACACGTTCACCGGAACGACCACCGTTTCCGCCGGACGACTTTCCATCAATGGTTCGACCACCAGCGAGACCACCGTGGCCGCGGGTGCGGAACTGGGCGGCAGCGGAACCATCACGGGCAACGTGATCAACAACGGAACATTGGCAGCCGGCAACTCCATCGGCACGCTCAATGTCACGGGGAACTACACGGCCGCAGACAACTCGACGATGGTGGTTGAGATTCAACCGTCGGCGGCTCCCGTTGCGGGCACCGACAACGATTTGGTTGCAGTGACGGGAACTGCCAATGTCAGCAGCACAGGCACGACGGTGCAGGTCGATGGAACGGCGGGCACCTACACCCACAACAGCCAGTACACATTCTTGACCACGACCGGTGGGTTAACAGGAACCTTTGGATCGATCACTGACAATTTGGCGTTCTTTGATGCGGCGTTGGGATACACAGCCAACAATGCCTTCTTCACGTTGATTGAAAACAGCAGTGACTACGCCAGTGTTGCGGGTACCGGCAATCAACGGTCCGTCGCTGCGGCGATCGACCGCAACAGTGCGGGCGCCACCGGCGACTTCCGTGACTTGCTGGATGAATTTCGTCCGATGACGAACGCGCAAGTGCAGAACGGCTTGTCTCAGCTCGGCGCTTCGGTCAACGGCAGCAGCCAACAAGTCGGGATCCAAGGAACCAGCCAACTGTTCGGTGTGTTGAGCGGCCAACTGCGAGGCAGCATGAGCCCCGGTTTGGGAGCGTCTGGATTCAGCGGCGGATCGGGCGGGTTTGCCTCTGCACAGCGTACCGGCAACTCGCGGCCAAGCAGCAGCCCGGTGGCGGACTCGGCGATCGCGTTGGTCAGCTACCAAGAGAGCAGCGGAGGGTTGGCCGGGCCATCTTACGATGGTGCCTGCGACAGTCTTGGTTGTGCACGGCGCAGTCCTTCTTGGCTGGGCTGGACCACTGGGTACGGTCTGGGCGGATCGGCACAAAGCGATGGTAACGCCGATGGGATTCACTATGGGCTCGGCGGGGTCACGTTTGGGATCGAAAAGTTTGTTGATGATTGCACACGAATCGGTTTCTTTGGCGGTTACGTCGGATCGCAAGTCACGACCGACAACACCAACCAAACTCGCAAGAGCAACGGCGGCAACTTTGGCATGTTGTTGACTCACGCTAGCGGCATCCATTACGGCATGGCAATCGGTGGATTTCAGTTCGACGGGATCTCCAGCGAACGGAACATGCAAATCGGTGCCTTGTCCGCGACCGCCGACGGTGAGACCGAAGGCTGGCAAACGTTTGCGTATGGTGAACGGGGCATGAACTTGCAGCTAACCGATTCCGTGTTGGTTCGTCCGTTCGCGGGCCTGCAGTACGTCTACGCCCGTCAAAACGGATTCACCGAAACCGGTGCCGGAGCGATGAACTTGGCCGTCGACGGAAACGACACCCATTCGCTGCGAAGTCTGTTGGGCGGTGAGTTGGAATTTGCCACTCGGCCCCTGCGAGGCATGGGGATCACGCCGCAGTTGCGAGCAATCTACATGCACGAGTTCTTGGATAGCAACACGTTGGTGAATTCGCAATTTGCCGGTGTCGGCGGTAGCGGATTCTCATCGGAAGGTTTGGACCTGGGTCGTGACTGGGGCATCGTCGGTGGCGGGTTAGTGACTCAGCTGACTGATCAATGGTCGCTGCGTGGCGACTACAACGCCCAGTTCAACGAGCATCAAGTCCACCACGTCGGCTCGGGCACACTCAGCTATGTCTGGTAG